In Paenibacillus xylanilyticus, the genomic window CTTCACCATGGCCTATGGGTTAACGAAACGCTCTCTGCCCGGGCATAAGTGGATTATGGGATTGGTCATTTTCACCTTGGTCTTTAGTGCCGGGATTATCCCAAATTACTTGCTCGTGAAGGAGCTGGGACTGTTAAACTCCTATTGGTCCATGATTTTGCCTGGACTAACGAATGCCTGGAGCCTGATTGTGATCAAAAGCTTCCTGGAATCGCTGCCTTCGGAGCTGGAGGACGCGGCACAGATTGATGGATGCAGCGATCTCACCGCATTTTTCCGAATTATTGTACCGTTATCCATGCCAGCGATCGCCACGTTTACATTATTTTTTGCGGTAGGACACTGGAATGCGTATTTCAATGCATTGATCTATTTATCCGATTCAAGCAAATGGACGCTGCAGCTGCTCATCAAAACACTCGTTATCGATTCAAACTCCGTCGCCGTAGCTCAGGCTGGGGCAAGTGATGAAAGCGTTGTGCCGCAGGAGACCATTCGCATGGCGTCAATCGTACTCGCGATGGTGCCGATCCTGATCGTGTATCCATTTTTGCAAAAGCATTTTGCCAAAGGGGTCATGATTGGCTCCGTCAAAGGTTGAACGCTGCTGAAGTTAAATTATGCTTTATGTA contains:
- a CDS encoding carbohydrate ABC transporter permease — translated: MSFVVQKKGLTLFDWINYSLVALISLACIFPFLYVFSVSFTDPKVYVPLKFYLFPEKWSLESYRYILSTNSFINAFKSTLFITVVGTILNIIVSFTMAYGLTKRSLPGHKWIMGLVIFTLVFSAGIIPNYLLVKELGLLNSYWSMILPGLTNAWSLIVIKSFLESLPSELEDAAQIDGCSDLTAFFRIIVPLSMPAIATFTLFFAVGHWNAYFNALIYLSDSSKWTLQLLIKTLVIDSNSVAVAQAGASDESVVPQETIRMASIVLAMVPILIVYPFLQKHFAKGVMIGSVKG